One Mauremys mutica isolate MM-2020 ecotype Southern chromosome 9, ASM2049712v1, whole genome shotgun sequence DNA segment encodes these proteins:
- the GDPD2 gene encoding glycerophosphoinositol inositolphosphodiesterase GDPD2 isoform X2 — protein sequence MAKSPGCCPGCCHGCATCLLGLYSCRWAKNKRKGLRTTKCDCSWFFFLFCVCLFALVWLYHALILLNDFHNFNEFLFRQTQWWVDWSLPLLGVTVLLVTYSALLLVLALCLQLCGQPLKLHCLHKCLLILTALVVAAGFVALDVKWAEQWQSARISLQATGPFLHIGAVAGVTLLAWPVADCFYCTRHAAPKVLLLLAYFGVTIALYLAPLMISSPCLMEENQLPPKPALAGHRGAPMLAPENTLMSFQNSVGCDVRVFETDVMVSADGIPFLMHDETLTRTTNVREVFPARATMNGTAFNWTDLQQLDAGSWFLENPFRSVQGLSSEAQVQVRAQKIPSLQQVLQEAKQHNVSIMFDLRPENHTDYQSFVNVTVETILRSGIPPQLILWLPDGFREQVRQQAPGFQQIYGLKSSWNETESPLRVNLPYQDVSTEQIGRYRQDNVSVNLYVVNEPWLFSVLWCAGAGSVTTNACQVLKEMKRPLWLLPRSTYLMVWIVTDCVSFLLILSAFLLLQKCSRRKEPAGSKTEVLLTKINSLMQE from the exons ATGGCGAAGAGCCCCGGCTGCTGCCCTGGCTGCTGCCACGGCTGTGCCACCTGCCTGCTCGGCCTGTACAGCTGCCGCTGGGCCAAGAACAAGAGGAAAGGCCTGAGAACCACCAAG TGCGACTGTAGCTggttcttcttcctcttctgcgTCTGCCTCTTCGCACTCGTATGGCTCTACCATGCCCTCATCCTCCTCAATGACTTCCACAACTTCAATGA GTTCCTCTTCAGACAGACGCAGTGGTGGGTAGACTGGTCCCTGCCCCTGCTCGGAGTCACGGTGCTGCTGGTCACATATTCGGCCCTGCTGCTG GTTCTCGCTCTGTGCCTGCAGCTCTGTGGCCAGCCCTTGAAGTTGCATTGTCTGCACAAG TGCCTGCTGATCCTCACTGCGCTGGTTGTGGCCGCAGGCTTCGTCGCACTCGATGTGAAGTGGGCTGAGCAGTGGCAGAGCGCGCGCATCTCTCTGCAG GCGACAGGCCCCTTCCTGCACATCGGAGCCGTGGCAGGCGTGACGCTGCTTGCCTGGCCCGTGGCCGACTGCTTCTATTGTACTCGCCATGCAG CCCCCAAGGTGCTGCTCCTGCTGGCATATTTTGGTGTGACAATTGCGCTGTACCTGGCTCCCCTGATGATCTCCTCGCCCTGCCTCATGGAGGAGAACCAGCTGCCCCCCAAACCAGCGCTGGCCGGGCACCGCGGGGCCCCCATG CTGGCTCCGGAGAACACCCTGATGTCATTCCAGAACTCAGTGGGCTGTGACGTGCGTGTGTTTGAGACCGATGTCATGGTGAG TGCTGATGGAATCCCCTTCCTCATGCATGACGAGACGCTCACCCGGACCACCAACGTGCGAGAGGTGTTCCCTGCCCGGGCCACCATGAACGGCACAGCCTTCAACTGGACTGATCTCCAGCAGCTCGACGCCGGCAGCTGGTTCCTGGAG AATCCATTCCGCTCGGTGCAGGGCCTCTCCAGCGAGGCGCAAGTCCAGGTGCGGGCACAGAAGATCCCGTCCCTGCAGCAGGTGCTGCAGGAGGCCAAGCAGCACAACGTCTCCATCATGTTCGACCTCCGGCCCGAGAACCACACGGACTACCAGAGCTTTGTTAACGTCACCGTGGAGACCATCCTCCGGTCGGGCATCCCGCCGCAGCTG attctCTGGCTGCCCGATGGGTTCAGGGAGCAGGTCAGACAGCAGGCACCAGGATTTCAGCAAATCTACGGTCTGAAGAGCAGCTGGAATGAAACAGAGTCTCCGCTGCGAGTGAACCTGCCGTACCAGGACGTCAGCACAGAGCAGATTGG CCGGTATCGCCAGGACAACGTCTCTGTCAATCTGTATGTGGTCAATGAGCCCTGGCTCTTCTCCGTGCTGTGGTGTGCAGGGGCCGGCTCCGTCACCACCAACGCCTGCCAGGTGCTGAAGGAGATGAAGCGCCCCCTCTGGCTGCTC CCCCGCAGCACCTACCTGATGGTCTGGATTGTGACCGACTGCGTCTCCTTCCTCCTGATCCTCTCGGCCTTCCTCCTGCTGCA AAAATGCTCCAGGAGAAAAGAACCGGCAG GGTCCAAGACAGAGGTGCTGCTAACGAAGATCAACAGCCTCATGCAGGAATGA
- the GDPD2 gene encoding glycerophosphoinositol inositolphosphodiesterase GDPD2 isoform X1 — translation MAKSPGCCPGCCHGCATCLLGLYSCRWAKNKRKGLRTTKCDCSWFFFLFCVCLFALVWLYHALILLNDFHNFNEFLFRQTQWWVDWSLPLLGVTVLLVTYSALLLVLALCLQLCGQPLKLHCLHKCLLILTALVVAAGFVALDVKWAEQWQSARISLQATGPFLHIGAVAGVTLLAWPVADCFYCTRHAAPKVLLLLAYFGVTIALYLAPLMISSPCLMEENQLPPKPALAGHRGAPMLAPENTLMSFQNSVGCDVRVFETDVMVSADGIPFLMHDETLTRTTNVREVFPARATMNGTAFNWTDLQQLDAGSWFLEKNPFRSVQGLSSEAQVQVRAQKIPSLQQVLQEAKQHNVSIMFDLRPENHTDYQSFVNVTVETILRSGIPPQLILWLPDGFREQVRQQAPGFQQIYGLKSSWNETESPLRVNLPYQDVSTEQIGRYRQDNVSVNLYVVNEPWLFSVLWCAGAGSVTTNACQVLKEMKRPLWLLPRSTYLMVWIVTDCVSFLLILSAFLLLQKCSRRKEPAGSKTEVLLTKINSLMQE, via the exons ATGGCGAAGAGCCCCGGCTGCTGCCCTGGCTGCTGCCACGGCTGTGCCACCTGCCTGCTCGGCCTGTACAGCTGCCGCTGGGCCAAGAACAAGAGGAAAGGCCTGAGAACCACCAAG TGCGACTGTAGCTggttcttcttcctcttctgcgTCTGCCTCTTCGCACTCGTATGGCTCTACCATGCCCTCATCCTCCTCAATGACTTCCACAACTTCAATGA GTTCCTCTTCAGACAGACGCAGTGGTGGGTAGACTGGTCCCTGCCCCTGCTCGGAGTCACGGTGCTGCTGGTCACATATTCGGCCCTGCTGCTG GTTCTCGCTCTGTGCCTGCAGCTCTGTGGCCAGCCCTTGAAGTTGCATTGTCTGCACAAG TGCCTGCTGATCCTCACTGCGCTGGTTGTGGCCGCAGGCTTCGTCGCACTCGATGTGAAGTGGGCTGAGCAGTGGCAGAGCGCGCGCATCTCTCTGCAG GCGACAGGCCCCTTCCTGCACATCGGAGCCGTGGCAGGCGTGACGCTGCTTGCCTGGCCCGTGGCCGACTGCTTCTATTGTACTCGCCATGCAG CCCCCAAGGTGCTGCTCCTGCTGGCATATTTTGGTGTGACAATTGCGCTGTACCTGGCTCCCCTGATGATCTCCTCGCCCTGCCTCATGGAGGAGAACCAGCTGCCCCCCAAACCAGCGCTGGCCGGGCACCGCGGGGCCCCCATG CTGGCTCCGGAGAACACCCTGATGTCATTCCAGAACTCAGTGGGCTGTGACGTGCGTGTGTTTGAGACCGATGTCATGGTGAG TGCTGATGGAATCCCCTTCCTCATGCATGACGAGACGCTCACCCGGACCACCAACGTGCGAGAGGTGTTCCCTGCCCGGGCCACCATGAACGGCACAGCCTTCAACTGGACTGATCTCCAGCAGCTCGACGCCGGCAGCTGGTTCCTGGAG AAGAATCCATTCCGCTCGGTGCAGGGCCTCTCCAGCGAGGCGCAAGTCCAGGTGCGGGCACAGAAGATCCCGTCCCTGCAGCAGGTGCTGCAGGAGGCCAAGCAGCACAACGTCTCCATCATGTTCGACCTCCGGCCCGAGAACCACACGGACTACCAGAGCTTTGTTAACGTCACCGTGGAGACCATCCTCCGGTCGGGCATCCCGCCGCAGCTG attctCTGGCTGCCCGATGGGTTCAGGGAGCAGGTCAGACAGCAGGCACCAGGATTTCAGCAAATCTACGGTCTGAAGAGCAGCTGGAATGAAACAGAGTCTCCGCTGCGAGTGAACCTGCCGTACCAGGACGTCAGCACAGAGCAGATTGG CCGGTATCGCCAGGACAACGTCTCTGTCAATCTGTATGTGGTCAATGAGCCCTGGCTCTTCTCCGTGCTGTGGTGTGCAGGGGCCGGCTCCGTCACCACCAACGCCTGCCAGGTGCTGAAGGAGATGAAGCGCCCCCTCTGGCTGCTC CCCCGCAGCACCTACCTGATGGTCTGGATTGTGACCGACTGCGTCTCCTTCCTCCTGATCCTCTCGGCCTTCCTCCTGCTGCA AAAATGCTCCAGGAGAAAAGAACCGGCAG GGTCCAAGACAGAGGTGCTGCTAACGAAGATCAACAGCCTCATGCAGGAATGA